Proteins encoded in a region of the Pseudomonas viciae genome:
- a CDS encoding cob(I)yrinic acid a,c-diamide adenosyltransferase, which produces MGFRLSKIYTRTGDKGETGLGDGRRVAKDHPRVEAIGEVDTLNSQLGLLLAGLAAEMGQYPALKEVIDVLTPCQHRLFDLGGELAMPAYQALTTAEVERLEAAIDVWNEELGPLENFILPGGSTLIALAHVCRSLARSAERRCQQLNAVEPLAGPGLAYINRLSDLLFVAARVIARRQGVAEVLWVAAAKPAG; this is translated from the coding sequence ATGGGTTTTCGCCTGTCGAAGATTTACACCCGCACCGGCGACAAAGGTGAAACCGGGTTGGGAGATGGCCGCCGCGTGGCGAAGGATCACCCTCGGGTCGAGGCCATCGGTGAAGTGGATACGCTGAACAGTCAGCTGGGGTTGCTGCTGGCCGGTCTTGCCGCTGAAATGGGTCAATACCCGGCGCTGAAGGAGGTCATCGACGTGCTGACGCCCTGTCAGCATCGGTTGTTCGACCTGGGCGGTGAACTGGCAATGCCGGCCTATCAAGCACTGACCACGGCGGAAGTCGAGCGCCTGGAAGCGGCGATTGATGTGTGGAACGAAGAACTGGGGCCGCTGGAAAACTTCATCCTGCCCGGTGGCTCGACACTGATTGCCCTGGCTCATGTCTGCCGCAGCCTGGCCCGCAGCGCCGAGCGCCGTTGCCAGCAGTTGAACGCCGTGGAGCCGTTGGCCGGGCCGGGGCTGGCCTATATCAATCGGTTGTCGGACCTGTTGTTCGTGGCGGCGCGGGTCATCGCCCGGCGGCAGGGGGTGGCGGAGGTGCTTTGGGTGGCGGCGGCCAAGCCTGCGGGGTGA